From the genome of Fluviispira vulneris:
AATATTTATTAAAAAATTCAATATTCATAATGATTACTTGGTGGCTTAATCATTTTGGAAAGCTTCTAGAAAAATAATTACTTATTCCAATAGAAATGATATAGTAATTAATATCCATTTTTTTATTTATTAATCATAAATAAAATCTATGCTATATTTCCCAGTTTCTAAGTTAACTCTAAATTCACAACCTTTCCAAGAAGGCTGATTTTGTGAAATATAAAATTGACGCAGTTCTACAAGTAAATCATTTAATTGTGATCCATATTCATTTCCTGCTGTTAACCATTTTAATTGATTTTCATTATCAATGCAGTCAAATTCAAATTTACAAACATCATTTTCTTGAGACAATTCAGCTCTCATCAAAATAAACTTTGAATTTTTAAGAGCCATATCCATTAAAATAATTCCAATTTTATTATAAATATTGATATCATGGCTCATTTTATTTACCCCTAGTAGTGTTTTTAAAAAATATTTCGACTGGTCTGTCACCACTTATCAAATATTCTACCCTAAATTTTTCGGGGCGTTTAGAATCACCAGAATAAGTTGGTTCAATTTTAACATTCACCTCTTTACCTTCTTTTTTTGCAGTTGCCCATAAGTTTTCCATCTTTTTCCATTCTCCTTTATTTAGATTTCCATCCATAGGTACCAAGTTTATTTTTTCACCTGGTCCTCCAAGTATAGTTGCAATTAAATGTCCTCCTTCATCCGCAGGATTTCCTAACTTGCCAACTTTATTTTGCTGATAAGTATTTCTATCCTTTGATGCAGGTAAAATAGTCCCTTCAACACGAATTGCTCGTCCTAAATGGTCTGTCTCAAAAGTTTGCGTATTGTCAACATTATAAATTTTATTTGGTTTTGGATTATTAAGCTCTATATTCCAACTCCCTTTTTTACCTGAAGTTAGACCAATTACTTCTTTAACTTCCCTTGATGAATAAGGAGATTGATCTCCTAAAACACTACCTTTGTCTTTTAACTTTGGGTCGATATTGACCAAATAATTTTTGCCTTCGTCCCATTTCTTAAAGATTTCGTTTTCTTTATCCCCTTTTATCGTGAGACCTGGATTGACGAGTTCGTTTTTCCAATACTCTTCTGATTGCTTACTTTTTACTAATTTTTCTACATAATCTATGCCTTTTTTATCAACTAGTTCTTGCCAAGTTGTTTTTCCTTCGATGATTTCTTTTAAATACTTGCTTTCTTCAATATTTTGATAAGTCAATCCTACTGATGGTTTAGGTGTTACGAGTGTGTAATATTTCGTCTCTGGATCTGTTACTTTTACTACCCAATTTCCACCTGGGGACTTTATCAAATCTATCCCTTTGTCTCTTCTTATCTTAGATAAATCATTGATTACATAATCTATACCATTTTCTTTAATTAAAATTTCTACCGATGTATCTCCTGTAGCTAATGCATTAATATCTGCATATTGCTTTTCCTTTAATTTTATATATTCAGGTTTATAACCTTTCTTTATCAGCCATTCTTTGCCTTTTTCTGCAATTTCTTCATATTTATTTTCTAATCTTTGACCTACTTTAGATTTTCTAATTATTTTAAACGCACTTTTTGTCGATTTATCTACAATGTAATTGACAACAAAATCTTCGCCATATTCTTTTGCTAAATCATCAAAACTACGATTTCCTTCTGTTACAGAGAGTAAATCTTCAGCTATTTCATTTGCTGTATAAACGGTAAGCATGCGGCCCGCTATCATTAGCACTACTTCGCCGCCTTTAACCATAAAATTTAAAAAATTATTCTCCGTCTCAATCTG
Proteins encoded in this window:
- a CDS encoding immunity protein YezG family protein — its product is MSHDINIYNKIGIILMDMALKNSKFILMRAELSQENDVCKFEFDCIDNENQLKWLTAGNEYGSQLNDLLVELRQFYISQNQPSWKGCEFRVNLETGKYSIDFIYD
- a CDS encoding DNA/RNA non-specific endonuclease, with product QSGIQAGDGGYQIKVKGHTQLDGGVIASSKKAEEEKLNILDTGTFNYQDINNEAWFKAMQITGGINVDYVGGVSAVPPVPLYSSDAHSNVTKSTVGKGNIIIRDEAGQLALTGKTSQEIIAGVNRNSEDSHKPLEVIFDEEKIRAEFEIVKSFSKELGTFIQNKMKSEQAYEKELEERLNAGESKDSPSVIDLENKIEDLKKWAPGGTYRQISTALTAALSGNVGGTNIAFVQSFAANYLQSLGAEKIKEIADNIGGEGSPGHIALHALLGCAAGSVTNTCAEAAMGAAAGVVVNSLLDDPTELDPVQREKRKDLVTSIIAGIATGLGSENVAAITNSTQIETENNFLNFMVKGGEVVLMIAGRMLTVYTANEIAEDLLSVTEGNRSFDDLAKEYGEDFVVNYIVDKSTKSAFKIIRKSKVGQRLENKYEEIAEKGKEWLIKKGYKPEYIKLKEKQYADINALATGDTSVEILIKENGIDYVINDLSKIRRDKGIDLIKSPGGNWVVKVTDPETKYYTLVTPKPSVGLTYQNIEESKYLKEIIEGKTTWQELVDKKGIDYVEKLVKSKQSEEYWKNELVNPGLTIKGDKENEIFKKWDEGKNYLVNIDPKLKDKGSVLGDQSPYSSREVKEVIGLTSGKKGSWNIELNNPKPNKIYNVDNTQTFETDHLGRAIRVEGTILPASKDRNTYQQNKVGKLGNPADEGGHLIATILGGPGEKINLVPMDGNLNKGEWKKMENLWATAKKEGKEVNVKIEPTYSGDSKRPEKFRVEYLISGDRPVEIFFKNTTRGK